The Tachysurus fulvidraco isolate hzauxx_2018 chromosome 26, HZAU_PFXX_2.0, whole genome shotgun sequence genome segment CTTTATTATATCATCTGTCTAACTCTACCTTCTGAAGAATGTCTCTCATTCTGACTGGTTCTGATGTTTCCTAGTGAGTGAAGAGACTCAGGACTCAGCAGCACCAATCAGGAGAAGGAACAGTTTGGGGGGAGGACGTCCAAACTGTGAGTGATTAATTATTGTTGTATGTTTAATGTGAAACTCTACAGTAGTTTAAGGTAAAAGAGATGAATATAAAGAGAGGCAGCAGGcagatttaaatgtataatttgatTACAGTCACAACATCAACATTGTAAAGCTGATATAAAACATGGAcataaaaaattctgaaaaaatatCTAATAGGTAAAAATGAACAATGTTAAATATCTCAGGATTCTGAGCAGCGTGACAGAAAATCATGTGATATGGACGACATCAATCTTTCCTccatcaatcacagtgacactaacaTGATGAGGAATTTGAGTATGAGTTATATAAAGGCAGTCGGCCTCCATACTCCATAGAACAGCGTCATCACCACAATGCAGTAAGTGATTCtgtattaaatgattcattcttGTTCATTTCAGTGGGTGGAGAATCGTCTAGTCCACATTATCCTGCATCGGTTCCTGTAGCAGAACTGAGGCTGGTGCTGCTGGGGAGGACGGGGTCTGGGAAGAGTGTAACAGGAAACACCATCCTGGGCAGAGAGGAGAGGAACCAGGCTGCTACGTCTACAGCTACATCTACAGCCACCCAGCAGAGTGAGAGCACACAGGGGGAGGTGGCTGGGAGGAAGGTGACTGTGGTGGACACACCTGACTGGTTCTCTCCTGAACTGTCTCTGGAGAAGCTGAGACAGGACGTGggactctgtgtctgtctgtctgctccagGACCCCACGCCTTCCTCCTGGTCATACCTCTAAAGCAGCctacaggagaggagagagggatgCTGGAGAAAATGGAGGAGATCTTTGGAGAGACCTGCTGGAGAAACACAATGATCATATTCAGTGTTACTGATGAATGTGAGAAGAAGAACATTGAGGACTTTATCCAATCAGGAGACCAGGAGGTCCAGAGACTGTAGAGAAATGTGGGAACAGGTTTCATCACTGTCTCAAACATTAATGAGAGTGGAGATGGTTCTCAGGTCTCAGAGCTGTTGGAGAAGATAGAGAGATGGTGGAAGGAAGCAGAGAGAAATTCTACAGCAGTGACATCTATCTGGGAGATAGAATCTCTCATTACAGCAATGAAGATCATCCTGCCTGAATTTTAGTCTTAAAAACAAAGATGCCAGGAAGATTTCAGCAGACAGATGGAGGAGAAgtacagagagatggagactcTTCAACAGAAACTTTTTGTGGTCACAGAAAATCTCAGTCTGTGGAAACAAGTATACATTTCAGCTGTGGCTGGAGTTAACAAAGCAGAACAGGAATAATTTAGTGAACACGATAAAGAATGTGTTGCCTAACAGACTGAGAGAGTCGAGGAGGACATAAACACTTTACTTGAAAGCTGAAGGTACATTTATGGGTTTTGATGATACACTGGTTTGACACCTTCAGGACAAAACCTGtggaaaatatatttcattgttTATGTACATTGTTTTATTCACCTTTAAACAACACTATTAACCATTTATATACCACACTGCTGCTCAATGAGGTTCGTATTTGTACATTAATTGAAGGAGTTCAGAAAGATCAGAGCTCACGACAGTTACTGTATAATCAGTGTAACAAATACAGTGCAAAACCCTTTAAACCTCATGAAGATCATCCTGCCTGAACTCCAGAGAAAACATGTTGTCCTCAAAAACAAAGGGttcaggcagacagatagaggaGAAGAACAGAGAAACTTTCAGAGCTCAGAGAACATCTCAGACTGAGTGACTATTTTGCTGCTTTAGTGGAAAAATCACACATCGTGACAGAATTCTTTTATTGTGACTTGAAATCAGCGGTCCTTATATTTATAATGTGAAAATCAACTAGAGGACAATTTTGTGCAATTGTAAACAAAGACAAGTCTTAATAAAGGTCTGGCATTGTGAGACATTTTCTCTTGACATGTCAGAGTGTGTGCTGCTATGATGTTCATCTAAAACTTCAACCAACCACAACAGGAGGGGTTTCAGATTATACGCACATGTGACATTAAACTGGTACTGAAATAGCAGAACTCCAGTTCAGACGCTTTCTCTGTGATGTGACttgctttattttctatttagcATCATcaagacagagaaaagagaCTGATTGAAGGAATCACATATCTATAGATGTTATTATTCCTGTTATAACTGATAACTCAGATGTTCCACATATTTACATGTTAAACTAAATGGGAAAAGTAACGTGTCTTATTTAATAAACTCTAGAATGTTTGTAGTAAGTAAATAATCTATTTCCATGTTGGAACAGTAACCTATCATTAATCATCTTCCTCTAACTGAACACctccaagtgttttattctgtaatgGTGTTAGTTAGGGGGGAGTCTATAATGATAGAAACACAGGAACTGAAACCATGTAGTGACACTTTTCCagtgtttaataatgttttagtGTCACTGTTACTTCAACTAAGCTCTTTTCTCTCCTTGTGTCTTGGTTCTGCTTCTTAATTCATGCCTCATTTCTgtaacagaaacacaaacagctgaatGAGTGACACATTTCTACATAATCTGGGTGTGTAATAAAATTGAATGTATATTTACTGAAATGTTTATGGAATGTTTTGCATGTAGAAATGTACAATAACTATAATAAAGAGGTCAACAACAggatcttgttttttttttttttttttttttttatcttttccagTTTTATGTGTCTAATTAATTCAGGTATGATCAGATAAACACTGCAATTTAAGGAGAAAGAATATTCTTAACAGGAACCTACAATCTACTAGGATTAAAtcctgacagactgactgatgaaatatgtgtgtaaaatgttattGTGGGTCTTAATGTGTTAAATTGTTCACTTTGGAAATGTGAGTCTGTTGAATCCACTTCAACTCAGAGACACAGCAGCTCCGACACATTTCCACTGGAATCCCACACAGACCTGCAGCAGTGATGTACAGGAGATCTGGACTAactgcaccaacacacaccaacacattaacactgcattaacacacagtaacacaataacacacaaacactgcactaacacacattaacacatagtaacagacattttaaaatagaaatattaattAGGGAAGAATCaatatcacacaaacacactcacagttattttaaacaaattaaaatctcTAACATGAGCTGTGTTTTCTGTACAACATTTTATCACATGATTTAAACTCACatgtacagaaacacacaagcTGAATcccataaagaaaataatgtaaagcCAATATGTCACCTGGCACCCTCTAGTGGCAATTTACAGCTCCAGTCACTTTTATGAGCTCAGTTCATCTTAATATCTCCTCCATATTTTCCCtacaataaatgtgttttataagaTTTATATGGTGATAATTAACAGGACAGTGTTGATGAGGTTGACTAAGGCAGCTAACAGTAACTCAGATTCATActaatttattgtgtgtatgattttagATAACACTAGCAGTAGCTTGTTAAGGTTAACCAGTCActagtttttaaatgaactgcaCCGACAGAATGAGTGGAGAATAAGAGCGAacttcttcattcagatgagtAACATACTGCAGCTCAAATCAGTGATTCATGAGTCAAAGCTCTAAACTTTTTCCTAACAATGATAAGATTAATATTCCTGTGAAAATTATAACAGTACAGTTTAacatgttacatttttattactaacaCTGAGGTAACTGATGCAGTGTTTTTAGCTTCCCTGTGATTGGGTCTGGGTTTTAATACATGACGACACCTCAGTTTTCTGACATAATGATTCACtatctgttgttatattttattaaaatagttaaaattgtagctgaacatctttgaaagcacagagtgaagattgtttatcagctgttctgactgtaagtcataagtttttctcattgtattttatctaacattacatttctctctgttgttttacatgatacttCTCACAGGGGTAAGTAAATAACCCGACTTCACACTaatagtaaaagctgatattttataaacttatcacATATATTGTAACCTCACTgcagtgtaataatgtacagaGACGTTTACTGTGTCGagtaaaagacacaacaaacacacagcatataacacacaccactgacagacTCCATCAGAATGTCTCTCCTACACTTTATTTTCTCCTGCACTAATAAGGAGCTACACCTCAGTATGGGAGAAGATCTAAATGGACTGACTCATTAATGTTCTCCATATACTATGTTCTATAGTTACATGTGCTGATATCAGAACAATTTTATATTTGTCTTGAAGCAGTTGTATAAATACACCTACATTAATAATTTGTTTCTGGCTGCATGATTTTTCCCTCCACAGTTATGTTTCTGTACCTGATGAATCTGTCCAATGTGagcagatgatgatgatcacaGTTAAAACAGGTAAAAATTAACTGAAAGAAAATCGAAGTGAGAAGAGAATTAGACACAAATGTCCAACATAATGTCCTTTACTCCTTTactacaacagaaaaaaacaagaagaagaagctatTGTTTAGTTTATTTCAGAGTTCAGAGCATCAGAAGTGAGTTTAAATACATAATACCAGAGTCCAGTGTCCTTAAGAATATGGACCTCACACCAAGTTTTTCAATGTATTAGCTACAGTTAACACAGGGAAACATATAGAAGGGTTAGCacataaactgtaaataaagattttacTAAAGTAAATATGAAGTCtagagaggaaataaaacaggaagtgggaAGGGTGCCAGCAAGCGAAGGTGAAAGTGAAACAGTTCAGCTTGTTGTGTGCGAGTTCTTCTAAAGCAGCAGATAAGGAAGTGAGTAAAGAgctgttaaataatatatttaaatatactatGATATTGGGTTTGATTACCTACATGACATAGAAATAGAAAGACGATGGcgctgaatctctctctctctctctctctctctctctctctctctctctctctctccccttttaGTCTGAACCTACAGAAAGATAAAGATGGCAACTGAGAGAGGTATACAAAGGCTTTAAAGACTGTCATTTCTGAACATGAAACAGTAGTAAaatttgtatattaaatattttgttttatattgtttaatgttttgggATATGACCATTCAGTCAGAAGATTTTATCAGTCATCACAAACCATGAGTTAACTGTTAACAGAGTCTGATAaagttctgtttctttttcacaaAGCAGCATTTTAGATTTATTCTAACATtcagtgttttcctttttttaaactgatgtaTTTGCACCATCTACAAACCTAACAAAGGTGTTTTCTTCATGATGTCATCTTAATATCATGtttctttctgatgttttaAACAGGTCGTTTCTCATGGGTAGGTTTATACTATAAACTTTCTTAATTTGTTTATTGATGGTAATCATAGATTATTATTTGCTTATTAGATTAAAGTTTATTAGAGAGCAACAGAAAATTTACTGGaaaaatttacattatattattcacTTTCACAGAAGAGTTTGTTTGGAGAAAATAAAGAGCCCTGTGAGTATTAGACAGACTAGCAGATATAAACACTTTATAGAGCTCTATAAATCTATAGACATGTTGTAAGTCTATAAAGTCTacagatgatttatttatttatttatatttaatgaacattttttcCTTGTTACAATatgaatatacattttaaacctaTAATGTAAATAGATTTTGGAGTCCTGTTTGTGCACAGGCTGAttgtttattagttattattgtttaaacatTCTAATGGTGTTTATCTGTTCCCTTCTTTTGTTCTGCACATTATTACAGGGGTaagtaaatgacatttttttattttacatactaTTCAAACATTAATATGAACAAACTCATTTTAACTCCAAATTgatttttagaaaatgttatATATCCTATAAACAGTGAGGCTTATACATATTTAACTGAGCATTTCACTTAAAGGCCTTGCCTAATTATTCTAACCAGTGAAAACCAGGtaatcaaatattattatttttttttcaaagctaTTCTCCTGTTACATGCCAACAGGGTATGAGTTTGCATCCCAGCAAGTCATCTATGTATCATCATGAAACTTGATGTGTGTCTTCAGACCAGGCCATGAAtgtagaaaaaataacaaaaactgcGCCATCTTGTGGTTTTCCTCATATCGTTTACAGTTCAGTTCTTTTTCCCCCAATAATTTTCTGGAGTATTCTAAAGTAAAAGCCATTTGGATGAACACaaaagctgttttatttttctaattctcctaaatttttaatgttatgttgttttattaattaattatattttttgtctCTCAAATGCTGATTGAACCCAAGGTTTCAAAAAATAGAGtatttctaatataaatatacaaactcTAATTAACAAGGTGGGGTAAAGCATATCAAGGCAATCAGGAtttacacaataataaatatccTCAAGGCactgcaataaatataaatgtcctTTTGTAGAGGAAAAGCATGAACTAACCCAGAATAAGAGAGTGCGACCTCTGCTGATGGGAAGAGGAAACATCCACTTATTCACAGAGCTATTACACTTAGGGattatttctgtttatgtgATGTCCTTTTTGTTCACAAGTCCAGATGAATTTGATTGATGACATAAGCCACTTATTCTGATTTTCTAGTTTTAGACAAACTCAATTATAATCTAACTATATTCTTAGATGAAGAAACACTGTTACAGCCTGTTATAGACTTTATTTAATTGAGATTATCTTGGACAGTGTGAAAACCACAGGGTGTGTAATTTGTTCCCACAGGGTGCATCTGCATTAAGGACTAAGTCAAGTGAGTATAAGAAAATCCCGAATATTCAGTGAGAACAGACACAACAATGATCCTTTGAACTGTTctttggccaaaaaaaaaacaaaaaaatcatgtgcAATTTTCTTTGCTGGAAAGGTTTATACTTAATTAGATTAGCctgaattttatttgcatatgttgTTAGCACAACATCTTTCTTTTACTCCTACTCGGTCAGCAAAAAAATCCTCTCCAACTTTTCCTTTTAATATGAACATTTATACATAACGTTCCTATTTGGAAGCTTCTTGACTGagcattttaataaacatcttGGATCGTGGACCAGtgaacattatttaaatgtaggaATTCATAAAAACTGTAGTTTTtatagtatataaaaataattgtcCGTGACCCGAGCTAGTTCGGATaatgcggtagaaaatgagtgagtgagtgagtgagtgagtgagtaaaaataattgtggtataaatataatctttaatcttttgaatataatctttaatcttttaaatattactttaataagtaataaaaaataaatatttttttaatgtttgttcacagatttaaagtttaagctgattttatctggaaaaacactgaattcCCACAAGGACTTCATAACTCGTCTTAACCAAAGAGTTCACCTGAAGGAGGTGAATACAGAGGATGAGTGTGATTTCATTCTGGGTTTCTGTCCGATTGTGTCAGGAGCTAGAACTGACATTGAAGTAGCAAAGAAACGTCTACACAATTTTTCAGGTACTCAGaaaatgttttctaaaataatgcattatgtTTGCCGAATTACTTTTGCatatagtgaacaagttgtgtggatttttttacAGACACCAAACCTGTAGTCCTGGTGGTGCTCCATCACACTTTTAATACAGAGTGTGTTGTTCCAGACAGCATCAAATGTGTAAACAGAAAGAATATGATCGCAGTCGACTGTCTGTTCTATGAAGATACAGGATTACTGCAGTGTCTGAAGAATAATGACTCACTGGACAAAACTTCACAATAtctggtattttttatttaatttaagcttggtaaaaaaaaaatactgagtaGATAAATACTTACATAGGATTTTAAAATCGGGACTTACataagattttaataaaaataaataaataaataaataaataaataaataaataaataagtaaaaataataataataataataataataataataataataataataataataataataataataataataataataataataatgtattgttTCCTTACATACACAAGAGCACGTTATTAATCTGTCAGCAGAGCTGCTCTAAAGTGTGTATAATTTACCAacatataaaattatttgtaaatgaacGTCTTCTGCTTTTTAACAGAAGGaatatataaactgtaaaaacatGGAAAGGCAAAAGGAAGGTGAAAGGTCAGGTGAGTGTgacagattcttttttttttgcttaagatagtaatgtaaaaaaaataattaatcagtcaatgtgtgtgtgtgtgtgtgtgtgtgtgtgtgtgtgtgtgtgtgtgtgtgtgtgtgtgtgtgtgtgtatgtgtgtgtgtgtgcgtgtgttttgcATAGGACCCAGAAACAGTACAAGTTGCATTGAAAAGGAAGTTACAGGACTTGAAGGTACAAATATGAAACCAGATCAAACAACTAATGATTCAGAGGAAAGCGAAAATTCTCAACCTGAGAGAAACCAACAACTGAACCCAGAACACATCGACACTGACAATGTGGAGGGCATGGAGCAAAGAAATGAGAGTCAGGAAAAAATAATGAGACAGaatttaaagacaaataaagaacctctgacagaaaatacacaaacacttcaggagAAGGACAAGATActggaagagaaggagaaacagcTCAAACAGACAAGAGCTGAACTGGACAAAACAATTAAGGCGTTAGAAGACAGTCAGAGACACGTGGAGGGGAAATACACACAACTAGAGAATCTGAACAAACTGCTgaaggagaaagaaacacaGCTGAAGAACACAGATAAAGAGCTGGAGACCAGTACAAATAAACTGGACACACTGGGACAGGAGCTGCAGGACAAGCAGAGACAACTACAGGACATGATGATTGTAGTGGAGCAACAGAAATCTGagttagcagaaaaaaaacaacagcttgaAAACAAAGAGAGTCTTCtaacagaaaatacacaaacacttcagaagAAGGACAAGACActggaagagaaggagaaacagcTCAGTGAAGTAAGAGAAGAATTGAGAAAATCAAGTATGACGTTAGAAAAGAATCAGACACAATTGAAGGACAAAGAGAAACAACTGGAGAGTGTGGTGAAAGAACAGGAAACCAGTACAAATAAACTCACAGAAAGAGATGAACAACTTCAGGAGAAAAATAGACTTCTGACcgaaaatacacaaacacttcaggagAAAGACAAGACActggaagagaaggagaaacagcTCAAACAGACAAGAGCTGAACTGGACAAAACAATGAAGGCGTTAGAAGACAGTCAGCGAGACGTGGAGGGGAAATACACACAACTAGAGAATCTGAACAAACTGCTgaaggagaaagaaacacaGCTGAAGAACTCAAGTATCAAGCTGGAAACCAGTACAATTAAAGTGGACACGCTGGGACAGGAGCTGCAGGACAAAGAGAAACAATTGGTGAGTGTGAAGGAAGAACTAGAAACCAGTACAAATAAACTCACAGAAAGAGATGAACAATTTCAGGAGAAAAACAGACTTctgacagaaaatacacaaacacttcagaagAAGGACAAGACActggaagagaaggagaaacagcTCAGTGAAGTAAGAGAAGAATTGAGAAAATCAAATATGATGATAGAAAAGTATCAGACACAATTGAAGGACAAAGACAGACAACTGGTGAGTGTGGGGAAAGAACTGGAAACCAGTACAAATAAACTGTACACACTGGAACAGGAGCTACAGGACATGATCACTGTAGTGAAGCAACAGAAATCTGagttagcagaaaaaaaacaacagcttgaagagaaagacagacttctGGCTGAAATTAGACAAAAACTGGAGATGAAGGATGAGACCCTGGAACACAAGGgcacacatttttttcaggtAAAAGAtgaactggggaaaaaaaaaacagaagttaaaagaaaaatagagaaagagaaacagtaaCAGCTAAAAATGTGTGTCTAAAAACTATTGATTTTTATGGTCATTGTGCATGAACTTGTGCAGAATGTACAACTGTTAGCTTTGATAAGAATTTTGCTTCTCTACTTTAGTCGAAAATAATCGGATTTGAATGACTTTCTTGACGTCTATTTCTTATGCTATTATTTCTTTCTAGTCTCATTCACAGCTAAAGAAAAAAGGTAcgattatcattttttttgcactgaaacACAGTAAAGAGATAAATTGTATGTCAATCTGGAtttgacaaatgttgtatatattttcatttttgtatatattctaAGTCACTGTCAAATATTGATTAAAGGTATATTTTCGAGGATGTTGTTAACATCTAAAATCAcctaatattctaattttaCGTATCTATTAAATCACATTTTGCATGTTCTGAGATGTATCAGGATGATGTAGTTTGTCTATCTTTGATTGATTGTAAATCGGGCTACTACTGATCATGTTATTTACCAGATTTCCTCAACACTTCCTGAAATTGCTCACCACACTACAGGTACATTCATCTTAACCATTCCAGCTTAAAGCTGtaagcacaaacacaccatgtTGCTGCACTTAACTATAACATGGTGATTGAGAACAAAAGCTCcgtctttattttttgtaagcCTAATAATGAAATAGTGAAATGAGTTTTCACTTATGTTtcagttttttcatttttctcctgATAagtgccattttaaataaaataaattttagaaACAGAGTCAAAGAACAGagtacaaatatacacaaacattcagTATGTGTTGCTTTATTTAATCTATTGTTTTGTGCTTCTCTAAAACAGTT includes the following:
- the LOC113641540 gene encoding restin homolog isoform X3; the encoded protein is MATERGRFSWKSLFGENKEPWGASALRTKSNLKFKLILSGKTLNSHKDFITRLNQRVHLKEVNTEDECDFILGFCPIVSGARTDIEVAKKRLHNFSDTKPVVLVVLHHTFNTECVVPDSIKCVNRKNMIAVDCLFYEDTGLLQCLKNNDSLDKTSQYLKEYINCKNMERQKEGERSGPRNSTSCIEKEVTGLEGTNMKPDQTTNDSEESENSQPERNQQLNPEHIDTDNVEGMEQRNESQEKIMRQNLKTNKEPLTENTQTLQKKDKTLEEKEKQLSEVREELRKSSMTLEKNQTQLKDKEKQLESVVKEQETSTNKLTERDEQLQEKNRLLTENTQTLQEKDKTLEEKEKQLKQTRAELDKTMKALEDSQRDVEGKYTQLENLNKLLKEKETQLKNSSIKLETSTIKVDTLGQELQDKEKQLVSVKEELETSTNKLTERDEQFQEKNRLLTENTQTLQKKDKTLEEKEKQLSEVREELRKSNMMIEKYQTQLKDKDRQLVSVGKELETSTNKLYTLEQELQDMITVVKQQKSELAEKKQQLEEKDRLLAEIRQKLEMKDETLEHKGTHFFQSHSQLKKKVKCYEVIPAKLQAPCEQFTKELKKIRKSMEMSTEEKCKAILYYVPYVSRAGTDIESALQKLNSFGDKYIALVVLHHTSDRELITPDSSRTVTREKTFVVDCLFSEDEGLLSCPMNDEAIKKVAEWLRFVKNDKQEPKKKKKVKPVRKTKQ
- the LOC113641540 gene encoding interaptin-like isoform X1, coding for MATERGRFSWKSLFGENKEPWGASALRTKSNLKFKLILSGKTLNSHKDFITRLNQRVHLKEVNTEDECDFILGFCPIVSGARTDIEVAKKRLHNFSDTKPVVLVVLHHTFNTECVVPDSIKCVNRKNMIAVDCLFYEDTGLLQCLKNNDSLDKTSQYLKEYINCKNMERQKEGERSGPRNSTSCIEKEVTGLEGTNMKPDQTTNDSEESENSQPERNQQLNPEHIDTDNVEGMEQRNESQEKIMRQNLKTNKEPLTENTQTLQEKDKILEEKEKQLKQTRAELDKTIKALEDSQRHVEGKYTQLENLNKLLKEKETQLKNTDKELETSTNKLDTLGQELQDKQRQLQDMMIVVEQQKSELAEKKQQLENKESLLTENTQTLQKKDKTLEEKEKQLSEVREELRKSSMTLEKNQTQLKDKEKQLESVVKEQETSTNKLTERDEQLQEKNRLLTENTQTLQEKDKTLEEKEKQLKQTRAELDKTMKALEDSQRDVEGKYTQLENLNKLLKEKETQLKNSSIKLETSTIKVDTLGQELQDKEKQLVSVKEELETSTNKLTERDEQFQEKNRLLTENTQTLQKKDKTLEEKEKQLSEVREELRKSNMMIEKYQTQLKDKDRQLVSVGKELETSTNKLYTLEQELQDMITVVKQQKSELAEKKQQLEEKDRLLAEIRQKLEMKDETLEHKGTHFFQSHSQLKKKVKCYEVIPAKLQAPCEQFTKELKKIRKSMEMSTEEKCKAILYYVPYVSRAGTDIESALQKLNSFGDKYIALVVLHHTSDRELITPDSSRTVTREKTFVVDCLFSEDEGLLSCPMNDEAIKKVAEWLRFVKNDKQEPKKKKKVKPVRKTKQ
- the LOC113641540 gene encoding interaptin-like isoform X2; this encodes MATERGRFSWRSLFGENKEPWGASALRTKSNLKFKLILSGKTLNSHKDFITRLNQRVHLKEVNTEDECDFILGFCPIVSGARTDIEVAKKRLHNFSDTKPVVLVVLHHTFNTECVVPDSIKCVNRKNMIAVDCLFYEDTGLLQCLKNNDSLDKTSQYLKEYINCKNMERQKEGERSGPRNSTSCIEKEVTGLEGTNMKPDQTTNDSEESENSQPERNQQLNPEHIDTDNVEGMEQRNESQEKIMRQNLKTNKEPLTENTQTLQEKDKILEEKEKQLKQTRAELDKTIKALEDSQRHVEGKYTQLENLNKLLKEKETQLKNTDKELETSTNKLDTLGQELQDKQRQLQDMMIVVEQQKSELAEKKQQLENKESLLTENTQTLQKKDKTLEEKEKQLSEVREELRKSSMTLEKNQTQLKDKEKQLESVVKEQETSTNKLTERDEQLQEKNRLLTENTQTLQEKDKTLEEKEKQLKQTRAELDKTMKALEDSQRDVEGKYTQLENLNKLLKEKETQLKNSSIKLETSTIKVDTLGQELQDKEKQLVSVKEELETSTNKLTERDEQFQEKNRLLTENTQTLQKKDKTLEEKEKQLSEVREELRKSNMMIEKYQTQLKDKDRQLVSVGKELETSTNKLYTLEQELQDMITVVKQQKSELAEKKQQLEEKDRLLAEIRQKLEMKDETLEHKGTHFFQSHSQLKKKVKCYEVIPAKLQAPCEQFTKELKKIRKSMEMSTEEKCKAILYYVPYVSRAGTDIESALQKLNSFGDKYIALVVLHHTSDRELITPDSSRTVTREKTFVVDCLFSEDEGLLSCPMNDEAIKKVAEWLRFVKNDKQEPKKKKKVKPVRKTKQ
- the LOC113641540 gene encoding interaptin-like isoform X4, with protein sequence MIAVDCLFYEDTGLLQCLKNNDSLDKTSQYLKEYINCKNMERQKEGERSGPRNSTSCIEKEVTGLEGTNMKPDQTTNDSEESENSQPERNQQLNPEHIDTDNVEGMEQRNESQEKIMRQNLKTNKEPLTENTQTLQEKDKILEEKEKQLKQTRAELDKTIKALEDSQRHVEGKYTQLENLNKLLKEKETQLKNTDKELETSTNKLDTLGQELQDKQRQLQDMMIVVEQQKSELAEKKQQLENKESLLTENTQTLQKKDKTLEEKEKQLSEVREELRKSSMTLEKNQTQLKDKEKQLESVVKEQETSTNKLTERDEQLQEKNRLLTENTQTLQEKDKTLEEKEKQLKQTRAELDKTMKALEDSQRDVEGKYTQLENLNKLLKEKETQLKNSSIKLETSTIKVDTLGQELQDKEKQLVSVKEELETSTNKLTERDEQFQEKNRLLTENTQTLQKKDKTLEEKEKQLSEVREELRKSNMMIEKYQTQLKDKDRQLVSVGKELETSTNKLYTLEQELQDMITVVKQQKSELAEKKQQLEEKDRLLAEIRQKLEMKDETLEHKGTHFFQSHSQLKKKVKCYEVIPAKLQAPCEQFTKELKKIRKSMEMSTEEKCKAILYYVPYVSRAGTDIESALQKLNSFGDKYIALVVLHHTSDRELITPDSSRTVTREKTFVVDCLFSEDEGLLSCPMNDEAIKKVAEWLRFVKNDKQEPKKKKKVKPVRKTKQ